CACAAAGAAAAAACAAAGTCATAAAAGAATTTAATTTGAAAAGCCGAGAATATAATCTTCCAGCGCCTTTAATTCCTCTTCGCTCATGCTTTTGGTGATGGCGAAATTGGTTTTCATTACTTCGTATTGCGATGGGTCAACAATGGGGTCGCTTTGTTCCTGCAGAAAAGCTACAATGCTAGCCTTTTTATCTTTATAGGTTTTGGCGATTTCTTGTAGGCTTGGGCCAATTATTTTTTGGTCTGGTTTGTGACAAGCGGTGCAGTTTCCTGCGCCTTCAAAGAGTTCTTGCCCGGACACTTTTGCCGTTGTTTTATTCTCCGGTTTTCCAGAGGTTTCTTGGGTTTCCTTTTTACAAGAAACTAGTGTGCAAAGGAGTAGGATTAGTGCTAAATATTTTTTTTCATGTTTACAAAAATTCAATACCACTACTCTTTAGCCCCGATTGCAACGGCACCTTGTAGAGTGGAAAGCGGGAAAATGGATTACTGATAAAGCCCGAGCCATTCGCTCCTAAATTTTACCGCAGATTTTGAGTTTTATGGGTTTTATTTGTTCAATAAAATGGCCGCTTCTTTGGCAAAATAGGTTGAAATTAAGCTGGCGCCGGCGCGTTTGATGCACATCAATTGTTCCATCATGATTTTGTCGTGGTCGAGCCAACCTCTTTCGGAAGCCGCTTTAATCATGGCGTATTCGCCCGATACATGGAACACCGTCACCGGTACGTTAACTGCATTTTTAACTTCGCGAACGATGTCGAGATACGCAATTCCGGGTTTTACCATGACCATGTCGGCCCCTTCTTCCACATCCATTAAAGCTTCTTTGATGGCTTCGATGCGGTTGGCATAATCCATTTGGTAAGTCTTTTTATCTTTGGGAACGACTACATCGGCTTCTCTTGGGGCACTGTCTAAGGCATCGCGGAACGGACCATAAAAAGCGGAAGCATATTTTGCGGAATAGCTCATGATGCCCACATTTTCAAATCCGGCTTCGTCCAACCCTTGACGCAATCGTAAAACACGTCCGTCCATCATGTCGCTGGGCGCTACAAAATCGGCTCCGGCTTGGGCGTGAGAAACCGCCATTTTTACCAAAGCATCGTTGGTCGCATCGTTAGCAACATCCCCGTTTTCAATAATGCCGTCGTGACCGTAAATGGAGTACGGGTCTAAAGCTACATCAGGCATGACAATCATTTCCGGGCAGACCGTTTTGATAGCACGAATGGCGCGTTGCATTAGTCCGTTGGGATTCCAAGCTTCTTTACCGGTGTTATCTTTTAGGCTTTCATCTACTTTTACATAAATGTTTACCGCGCGAATGCCTAAAGCGAATAATTCTTTTACTTCTTCGACTGTTAAATCAATAGAACGACGGAAAATACCCGGCATGGATGGGATTTCGAATTTATAATTTTCACCCTCCGCGATAAACATGGGGAACATGAAATCGGCCGGACTTAATGTGGTTTCGCGAACTAAAGAACGAATGCTTTCGTTAACGCGTAATCTTCGGCCTCTTTGTAATGGGAACATAATGTTATTTTTTAAACCCAATCAATCGGATTTGTTAGTATCTTAATTAATTTTTCTTCTTCCGAATTTACTTCCGGATGATGGTCGTACACCCATTGTACATGAGGTGGTAAACTCATCAAGATGGATTCAATTCGGCCATTGGTTTTTAAACCGAATAAGGTGCCTTTGTCGTGTACTAAATTGAATTCTACGTAACGACCGCGACGGATTTCCTGCCAGTTTTTTTGTTCGGCTGTATACGATACTTCTTTTCTCTTTTCGACAATTGGAATATAGGCTTCACAGAAACTGTTGCCGACTTCGGTTACAAAGTTGTACCAATCTTCCATAGTCATTTGTTCGGTTGCTTTGCAATAATCAAAGAACAAACCACCAATACCACGCGCTTCGTTGCGGTGGGCATTCCAGAAATAGCTGTCACATTGTTTTTTGTATTTCGGATAAAAGTCGGTATTGTGTTTATCGCAAGCGGTTTTGCATGTTTGGTGAAAATGACTTGCATCTTCTTCGAACAAATAATACGGCGTTAAATCCTGCCCGCCTCCGAACCAAGAATTGATAACATTGCCGTTATCGTCATACATTTCAAAATAGCGCCAGTTGGCATGAACCGTAGGCACCATTGGGTTTTTCGGATGAATGACCAAACTCAATCCGCAGGCGAAAAAATCAGCTTCTCCTACGCCGAACATTTTTTGCATCGTATCCGGCAATTTGCCATGCACGGCCGAGATGTTGACGCCACCTTTTTCGAAAACAGCACCATTTTCAATTACTCTAGTTCTTCCGCCACCGCCTTCGGGACGTTCCCAAAGGTCTTCACGGAATTTTGCCAAACCGTCAACGGCTTCTAATCCGGAGCAGATTTGGTCTTGGAGTTGGAGTATGTATTGATAGAACTTGTCTTTCATTATTGATTGTATTCTTTCACGGCTTCAATAAACGCCTTAGCATGATCTACCGGAATGTTAGGTAAAATGCCATGGCCAAGGTTTACGATGTAATTGTCTTTGCCGAATTCGTCTATCATTTGGTGTACCATTTTCTTGATGGTTGGAATAGGCGACAATAATCTTGACGGGTCAAAATTACCTTGTAATGTGATGTTCCCTCCGGATAAATAACGGGCATTTCTTGCTGAACAAGTCCAATCTACACCAAGCGCTGAGGCTTTGGATTTGGCCATATCCCCAAGGGCAAACCAACATCCTTTTCCGAACACAATAACTTTAGTGTCTTCGGATAAGGCTTCTACGATTTGGTTGATGTATTGCCAAGAGAATTCTTTGTAATCCTCAGGAGAAAGCATGCCACCCCACGAATCAAAAATCTGAATAGCGTTACAACCGGCTTTTACTTTTTCTTTTAAATATAAAATGGTGGTATCGGTGATTTTTTGCAACAAAGTATGAGCCGCTACCGGATTGGAAAAACAAAATCCTTTGGCGGTGTCAAAGCTTTTAGACCCTTTCCCTTCAACAGTATAGCAAAAAATCGTCCACGGTGAACCGGCGAAACCAATTAACGGAACCTCATCGTTCAGCATTTCTTTGGTTAATTTAACCGCATCCATAACGTACCCCAAGGTTTCCTCAATATTAGGAACGAACACTTGGTTAACTTGTTCCATGGTACGAATTGGGTTTGGAATTATTGGTCCCAAATTATCTTTCAATTCCACATGAATTCCCATGGCGCGTGGTACTACCAAAATATCCGAAAACAAAATAGCCGCATCCGGTTTTACAATTCGGATTGGTTGTACCGTGATTTCAGCTGCTAATTCCGGGGTTTCACAACGGGTGAAGAAATCGTATTTGTCTCGCAATGCTCTGAATTCAGGCAAGTATCTTCCTGCTTGACGCATCATCCAAACGGGTGGTCTTTCAACGGTTTCGTTATTTAAGGCTCTTAAGAAAAGGTCGTTTTTTATCATTTTAATTTTTATAATATTCTATACATTTCATTATGGTACTTTCCACGGTGGGTTGGTTAGCGATGATAATATTGGGTGTCGCATACTTTAAAGCTTCCGCGGTGGTGTTGCCAATGCAAAAGCAAATTTCATCTTCAATTCGGTTTTCCTGCATATAACTTTCGGCTCCTGACGGACTGAAAAAAAGAATGCCATTCACATCAAAACCAATTTTATGCGGCGTCAAAAGTGTTTCATATACTTGTACTTCTTGCCAATTGATTTCGGCCAAAGTCATGGCATCCGGCAAAATATCGCGTCTCAAATTGCCACTGAAAAAGGTGAAACTGTTTTTCACATAACTGTTGCAAATCACAGAAGCCAACTCAGCTGCGTAATCGGAATGAGCTTCTATCTGAAAACCATTTTGTTCCAACATTGCTTTGGTTTTGCTTCCCACACAGAAACATTTTTTGGTTTTAATTTCGGCAACTTTTTTATTTCTCAGAACACTTTCTACTGCATTTTTGCTCGTAAAAATCAAATACTCATTGCTATTCTCAATCGTAAAATCTTTGTTTTGAATGGCAATAAAATCATTTTCAACTACTGAAAAATTCGCATTCAACAAGGTTTGCTTCTGTGGTTCCAAAAGCTTTTTAGTTGACACTATGCGAATTTGATTTTCCATCCTTAGTTTACATTCGGTTTGAGTTGTTTTCTAAGCTCTGTCATGATTTGATTTCCTCCGTTTTCAAGGATTTCCTGAGCAGAATGAAATCCTAACTTTTTCCATTCTTCAATAGGAACTATTTTATCTATTTCCAATTTTTGTTTTCCGTCTAAGGAGAGCAAAGTTCCTTTAAAATCTATAGTATCATTCGTTTCATTGTATTTTGCCAAAGCTCCGATTGGTGCGGTACAACCCCCTTCTAAGGTTCTTAAAAATTGTCTTTCGATATAAGTACAAATCTCGGTTTCTATATCATTTAGTTGCGAAACGGCATCAATGGTAAATGGGTCATTCCCCATGGCCACTATCACCATAGCTCCTTGTGCCGGTGCCGGAATCATCCAATCTAAATTGATAAACGTTTCCGGTTTTAAATTAATTCTTTCCAATCCTGCTGCCGCGAAAACAGCTCCGCTCCAATCGTTATCGTTTAGTTTTTGCATGCGCGTATTTACGTTTCCGCGTAAATCAACTACATTATGATTAGGGTATTTATTGAGCCATTGCGCTTGACGACGAAGACTTCCGGTGGCGATAGTTGCTTCTTTTTCTAAAAAATCCAAACTTCCTTTGTGTACCAAAATATCTAACACATTCGCGCGTTCTAAAACGGCAGCTTGTACAATTCCAATAGGTAAAGCGGTAGGTACATCTTTCATCGAATGCACGGCAATATCCACTTGACCATTGATCATGGCAATGTCTAACGTTTTGGTAAAAATTCCGGTGATTCCCAGTTCGTATAAAGGTTTGTCTAAAATGATATCCCTTGTGATTTAACGGCAACTATTTCGGTTTTATACCCTAAATCGTTGAGTTTTTTTTGAACGGTGTAGGCTTGCCAAAGTGCGAGTTCGCTGTCGCGAGTTCCTATACGTATGGTTTTTTCAGTCACTTTGTTGATGGTTTATTTATGCGAAAGTCGCCTTAAAAAGCGACAATTAAAAAAATGATTTCTCTTGGTCTAATTGAAATACTTTTTCAATCCATTCAATGCCTTCATCCATTGCATCGCCATCTTTGAGGTGATTTACAAAATGGTTGGTGATTTTTTGGATGATGCGGTTGCTGATTAATTCGGCTTGCTCTTCATCGAAGTTTGACAGTTTTTTGCGTTGTACATTTAACTCGCCTTCTTTGATAGAATTTAGTTTTTCTTTAAGTGCCTGAATGGTTGGTGCAAATTTTCGGTTTTTGGCCCAAGCCATAAACTCTTCTTTGATTTCTTCGATAATTGCTTCCGCTGCCGGAATATGTAGTTTGCGATTTTCTAAAGTTTCGTCAGTAATTTGAGAAAGGTGATCTAAGTGAATCAAAGTTACCCCTTCTATTTGTTGTACATTTTCGTGAACGTTTTTCGGAATCGACAAATCTAAAATCAACAATGGTTTTTTAAGATTCAAGATTGTTTTGTCAATCGTTGGATTCTGTGCGCCGGTAGCCACAATCACCACATCGGCTTTTTGCAATTCTAACTGTAAGTCGGCGTAATCTTTTACTACCAAGTCCAGTTTTTGAGCTAATTTTTCGGCTTTATCTTTGGTACGATTGATTAAGGTAATTTGTTCGTGTTTGGTGTGTTTCACCAAGTTTTCACAAGTATTTCTGCCTATTTTTCCTGTTCCGAAAAGCAAGATGTTCTTATTGGCAATGTCCTCTACATTTCTGAAGATGTATTGCACCGAAGCAAAAGAAACCGAAGTAGCTCCGGTAGAAATCTCCGTATCGGTTTTGATT
Above is a genomic segment from Flavobacterium phycosphaerae containing:
- a CDS encoding c-type cytochrome, which codes for MNFCKHEKKYLALILLLCTLVSCKKETQETSGKPENKTTAKVSGQELFEGAGNCTACHKPDQKIIGPSLQEIAKTYKDKKASIVAFLQEQSDPIVDPSQYEVMKTNFAITKSMSEEELKALEDYILGFSN
- the hemB gene encoding porphobilinogen synthase, whose product is MFPLQRGRRLRVNESIRSLVRETTLSPADFMFPMFIAEGENYKFEIPSMPGIFRRSIDLTVEEVKELFALGIRAVNIYVKVDESLKDNTGKEAWNPNGLMQRAIRAIKTVCPEMIVMPDVALDPYSIYGHDGIIENGDVANDATNDALVKMAVSHAQAGADFVAPSDMMDGRVLRLRQGLDEAGFENVGIMSYSAKYASAFYGPFRDALDSAPREADVVVPKDKKTYQMDYANRIEAIKEALMDVEEGADMVMVKPGIAYLDIVREVKNAVNVPVTVFHVSGEYAMIKAASERGWLDHDKIMMEQLMCIKRAGASLISTYFAKEAAILLNK
- the hemF gene encoding oxygen-dependent coproporphyrinogen oxidase, whose product is MKDKFYQYILQLQDQICSGLEAVDGLAKFREDLWERPEGGGGRTRVIENGAVFEKGGVNISAVHGKLPDTMQKMFGVGEADFFACGLSLVIHPKNPMVPTVHANWRYFEMYDDNGNVINSWFGGGQDLTPYYLFEEDASHFHQTCKTACDKHNTDFYPKYKKQCDSYFWNAHRNEARGIGGLFFDYCKATEQMTMEDWYNFVTEVGNSFCEAYIPIVEKRKEVSYTAEQKNWQEIRRGRYVEFNLVHDKGTLFGLKTNGRIESILMSLPPHVQWVYDHHPEVNSEEEKLIKILTNPIDWV
- the hemE gene encoding uroporphyrinogen decarboxylase: MIKNDLFLRALNNETVERPPVWMMRQAGRYLPEFRALRDKYDFFTRCETPELAAEITVQPIRIVKPDAAILFSDILVVPRAMGIHVELKDNLGPIIPNPIRTMEQVNQVFVPNIEETLGYVMDAVKLTKEMLNDEVPLIGFAGSPWTIFCYTVEGKGSKSFDTAKGFCFSNPVAAHTLLQKITDTTILYLKEKVKAGCNAIQIFDSWGGMLSPEDYKEFSWQYINQIVEALSEDTKVIVFGKGCWFALGDMAKSKASALGVDWTCSARNARYLSGGNITLQGNFDPSRLLSPIPTIKKMVHQMIDEFGKDNYIVNLGHGILPNIPVDHAKAFIEAVKEYNQ
- a CDS encoding uroporphyrinogen-III synthase, yielding MENQIRIVSTKKLLEPQKQTLLNANFSVVENDFIAIQNKDFTIENSNEYLIFTSKNAVESVLRNKKVAEIKTKKCFCVGSKTKAMLEQNGFQIEAHSDYAAELASVICNSYVKNSFTFFSGNLRRDILPDAMTLAEINWQEVQVYETLLTPHKIGFDVNGILFFSPSGAESYMQENRIEDEICFCIGNTTAEALKYATPNIIIANQPTVESTIMKCIEYYKN
- the hemA gene encoding glutamyl-tRNA reductase, whose amino-acid sequence is MENFNMSKHTSFYAVGLSYKKADAEIRGKFSLDAKAKSTLLMQAEAEGIEALIVTSTCNRTEIYGFANHPYELIKLLCENSQGSVPEFQEVAYIYKNQEAINHMFRVGTGLDSQILGDFEIISQIKIAFNESKSNGLVNAFLERLVNSVIQASKKIKTDTEISTGATSVSFASVQYIFRNVEDIANKNILLFGTGKIGRNTCENLVKHTKHEQITLINRTKDKAEKLAQKLDLVVKDYADLQLELQKADVVIVATGAQNPTIDKTILNLKKPLLILDLSIPKNVHENVQQIEGVTLIHLDHLSQITDETLENRKLHIPAAEAIIEEIKEEFMAWAKNRKFAPTIQALKEKLNSIKEGELNVQRKKLSNFDEEQAELISNRIIQKITNHFVNHLKDGDAMDEGIEWIEKVFQLDQEKSFF